Proteins encoded together in one Terriglobus saanensis SP1PR4 window:
- a CDS encoding AraC family transcriptional regulator: MKLHTQSAKLSELATCLHRYTETAAARNQTTTPIEGLFIRRSDPMKQPMQCLIKPALCITVQGSKFATFGKKRYDFSAGQALVVTVDMPARGTAFAASSTQPYLGLVLELDLEMLQTVADDIQLEQPARIKDKACVAFVLEMNDELVDCALRAVQLLNRPKAIKALYPAIMRELCYWLLNSPCGAQTLLLGGGEHDRNLMQTIHLLRDRFRESLRIEDLARAAHMSPTTFFRQFKAATSMAPLQYQKQLRLLEARRMMMFGDANVETAAFDVGYASPSQFSREYSRTFGRSPRRDASTFRTAQA; encoded by the coding sequence ATGAAGCTACATACCCAGTCCGCGAAGCTGTCAGAGCTCGCAACCTGCCTGCATCGGTATACCGAAACAGCCGCTGCGAGAAACCAGACGACCACTCCGATCGAGGGTCTTTTTATTCGTCGTTCCGACCCAATGAAGCAACCTATGCAGTGCTTGATTAAGCCAGCCCTCTGCATAACGGTTCAGGGAAGCAAGTTCGCGACCTTCGGTAAGAAGCGCTACGACTTCAGCGCCGGACAGGCCCTGGTGGTAACAGTCGATATGCCGGCCCGTGGCACAGCATTTGCCGCGAGCAGCACCCAGCCTTATCTGGGGCTTGTGCTCGAGCTTGATCTGGAAATGTTGCAAACGGTAGCGGACGACATTCAGTTGGAGCAGCCGGCACGAATAAAGGATAAGGCGTGCGTTGCGTTCGTTCTGGAGATGAATGACGAACTCGTAGATTGTGCTCTGCGCGCGGTCCAGCTCCTGAACAGACCCAAGGCCATCAAGGCTCTGTATCCGGCCATCATGCGCGAGCTATGCTACTGGCTGCTGAACAGTCCGTGCGGGGCGCAGACGCTCTTGCTGGGCGGGGGGGAGCACGATCGCAACCTCATGCAGACCATTCATCTGCTCCGCGACCGCTTTCGCGAATCACTCCGCATCGAAGATCTGGCCCGAGCCGCGCACATGAGTCCGACGACTTTCTTTCGGCAGTTCAAAGCCGCTACATCGATGGCTCCGCTTCAGTATCAGAAGCAGCTTCGACTTCTGGAAGCACGACGGATGATGATGTTCGGTGACGCGAATGTTGAAACAGCCGCCTTTGATGTGGGATACGCAAGTCCGTCACAGTTTAGCCGCGAGTACTCCCGCACCTTCGGAAGATCACCGCGGCGGGATGCCTCAACTTTCCGGACGGCACAGGCTTAG
- a CDS encoding SDR family oxidoreductase, with translation MKLTGNTVFITGGGSGIGRGIAEALHNLGNKVIISGRRKNLLEEVTKANPGMRSLELDLENPSSIAFVSQTLIERYPDLNVVFNNAGIMEFDDAAAILDENLLTSTITTNLLGPIRMTSALIEHLKKQNEAAVLYTTSWLAFTPFALTAVYCATKAAMHSYALSQRYMLRGTSVRVIEIVPPWTQTDMLNSTKEPRAMPLQEFLNETMRLLGTDTDEVVVEGAKRVRNNAGPNEHPYVIEFNNWLSGV, from the coding sequence ATGAAGCTGACAGGCAATACGGTTTTCATCACAGGCGGGGGATCAGGCATCGGACGCGGTATTGCGGAGGCTCTCCACAATCTCGGCAACAAGGTCATCATCTCTGGCCGGCGGAAAAACCTTCTAGAGGAAGTGACTAAGGCCAACCCAGGCATGCGGTCGCTGGAACTCGATCTTGAGAACCCCTCCAGCATCGCGTTCGTTTCACAGACACTCATCGAACGGTATCCAGACCTGAACGTTGTCTTCAACAACGCTGGCATCATGGAGTTTGATGATGCAGCGGCCATCCTCGACGAAAACTTGCTGACTTCCACAATCACAACGAATCTACTTGGTCCAATTCGGATGACGTCGGCGTTGATCGAACACCTCAAGAAGCAGAACGAAGCAGCGGTTCTCTACACAACCTCATGGTTGGCCTTCACTCCGTTCGCTCTTACTGCGGTGTATTGCGCGACAAAGGCTGCGATGCACTCCTATGCGTTATCCCAGCGCTACATGCTGCGCGGAACCTCGGTGCGAGTCATCGAAATTGTTCCGCCCTGGACCCAGACCGACATGTTGAACAGCACGAAAGAACCTCGTGCGATGCCGCTGCAAGAGTTCCTCAACGAAACCATGCGGCTTCTGGGCACCGACACCGACGAAGTTGTGGTCGAAGGGGCAAAGAGAGTGCGCAATAATGCAGGCCCGAACGAACACCCCTATGTCATCGAGTTCAACAACTGGCTGTCTGGAGTGTAG
- a CDS encoding TetR/AcrR family transcriptional regulator: MARTKEFDQEEALDAAMHLFWEHGYEATSIQELVEATGVQRQSLYDTFGSKHELFLQSLMRYQSLGGHHLSELVDYRHA, from the coding sequence ATGGCACGCACAAAGGAGTTCGATCAAGAAGAGGCTCTGGATGCCGCCATGCACCTGTTCTGGGAGCACGGCTACGAAGCGACTTCCATTCAAGAGCTGGTTGAAGCAACCGGTGTCCAGCGCCAAAGCCTCTATGACACCTTTGGATCGAAGCATGAGCTGTTTCTGCAAAGCCTCATGCGGTATCAGTCGTTGGGCGGGCACCATCTAAGCGAGCTTGTCGATTACCGCCACGCATGA
- a CDS encoding flavin monoamine oxidase family protein produces the protein MNRRAFLAALSAAALAPRANAAFASVAPRRKKVVIVGGGMAGLSCAYELRKYNFDIVVLEGQGRAGGRVQTLREGLYPGLSAETGATRIPDTHEFTLSYVREFGLTLEPFHNGDFADVVHLHGKNYVGDHNPEPDWPLQLTAEERRLGRKGLAERYMAGPLQSLVKGDENSLNVPKAILEQDNATLGDYLKKQGLSPDAIELLTLGGDTTVSAGLLFLVELNEQISRQYFHIAGGNDQLPAALANQVGGAIRYGCKVVSLGQDDGGAWAVIENAEGHETVRGDHIVCTLPFSVAKNLFSDAHLPLDKQRAIRELNYLPVNKTFLQMRNQFWKKNGQSGFANTDLLSERFWAMGSGSPDQRGLLWSYVIGSKAAKLDQMDMQSRIKQTLADAESVFPGADEHFEGARTKSWGQDPWHLGGLSAFAPGQLSSIPVNARREGRIFFAGEHTSRWNGWIQGAIESAHRVVKEIRA, from the coding sequence ATGAACCGACGCGCTTTCCTTGCAGCATTGTCAGCCGCAGCCTTAGCTCCGAGAGCCAATGCTGCCTTTGCCTCTGTCGCTCCCCGGCGAAAAAAAGTGGTTATCGTTGGCGGAGGGATGGCTGGCCTTTCCTGCGCATACGAGTTGCGGAAATACAACTTCGATATTGTCGTCCTCGAAGGCCAGGGGCGCGCGGGAGGCAGAGTTCAAACTCTGCGCGAAGGACTGTATCCAGGCCTTTCGGCCGAAACAGGAGCGACGAGGATTCCGGATACTCACGAATTCACGCTCTCCTACGTGCGTGAATTCGGGCTGACGCTGGAACCTTTTCATAACGGCGATTTCGCAGACGTCGTTCATCTTCACGGAAAAAACTATGTTGGCGATCACAACCCCGAACCGGATTGGCCGCTGCAACTGACTGCTGAGGAGCGCCGCCTGGGCCGCAAAGGTTTGGCCGAACGTTACATGGCCGGCCCATTGCAATCACTAGTAAAAGGCGATGAAAATTCGCTCAACGTGCCGAAGGCCATTCTGGAGCAGGATAACGCCACGCTTGGTGATTACCTGAAGAAACAAGGTCTTTCTCCGGACGCCATCGAGCTTCTGACTCTGGGTGGGGATACCACCGTGAGTGCTGGATTGCTTTTTCTGGTTGAACTCAATGAGCAAATATCTCGCCAGTATTTCCATATCGCCGGCGGCAACGATCAGCTTCCGGCGGCGCTGGCAAACCAGGTTGGCGGAGCTATCCGGTATGGATGCAAAGTGGTAAGCCTCGGGCAGGATGACGGTGGCGCCTGGGCGGTGATTGAAAATGCAGAAGGCCACGAGACCGTTCGCGGGGATCATATTGTATGCACGCTTCCGTTCTCGGTAGCTAAAAATCTCTTCTCTGACGCGCATCTTCCGCTCGATAAGCAACGCGCCATTCGGGAACTGAACTACCTTCCGGTCAATAAGACCTTCCTTCAAATGCGGAACCAGTTCTGGAAAAAGAACGGCCAAAGCGGATTCGCTAATACCGATCTGCTCTCTGAGCGCTTCTGGGCGATGGGGTCGGGATCCCCCGACCAGCGAGGTCTTCTGTGGTCCTATGTCATCGGATCGAAGGCCGCGAAGCTGGACCAAATGGATATGCAGAGCCGCATAAAACAAACACTCGCGGATGCGGAAAGCGTGTTCCCTGGAGCCGACGAACACTTTGAAGGGGCTCGAACAAAGAGCTGGGGTCAGGACCCGTGGCACCTTGGCGGTCTTTCGGCATTCGCTCCCGGTCAACTCAGCTCTATTCCGGTGAACGCACGCAGGGAAGGCAGAATCTTTTTTGCAGGAGAGCACACGTCCCGCTGGAACGGCTGGATACAGGGCGCCATTGAATCGGCGCATCGGGTGGTGAAGGAAATACGCGCGTGA
- a CDS encoding YciI family protein: MNSPLITREQVLEASKGMLQKQFYVIFSKPTNGIEPVMENLPRHLKHQCQIERDGILVAAGPHWADDEKHWEGDGMFVIRATSLADANRLAALDPMHQCGARSFTIRPWLINEGSLNLHISFSDGRMVLE; this comes from the coding sequence ATGAACAGTCCACTCATAACACGTGAGCAAGTGCTTGAAGCAAGCAAAGGTATGCTTCAGAAGCAGTTTTATGTTATTTTTTCAAAACCCACCAATGGCATCGAACCAGTTATGGAAAATCTCCCTCGGCATCTTAAGCACCAGTGTCAAATCGAGCGAGATGGGATTCTGGTCGCCGCTGGCCCACATTGGGCCGATGACGAGAAGCATTGGGAGGGAGACGGAATGTTTGTAATACGGGCTACCTCGCTTGCTGATGCAAATCGCCTAGCGGCACTGGATCCGATGCATCAATGCGGGGCTCGAAGCTTCACGATTCGTCCTTGGTTAATTAATGAAGGGTCGTTGAACTTACATATCAGTTTTTCCGATGGGCGCATGGTTCTTGAGTAG
- a CDS encoding glycosyltransferase, producing the protein MAEILVAVTPVPGHVNPMLAVARHLSENGHSVTFLSGSVFREQVVAAGIRFVSLSGIANFNYKRMDEEFPERAAANEKPGPNALNIDCICTGINPIPDQHEAIQKILFEGRVDLIVTEVWFWGCFPMLLGPREARPPVISLGVIPLIVSSRDVSPFSGPGTGPEGLLRNQQETQDFYKMMQPATARFNEVLRSCGAPDLPEFFFDCAAHLPDRFLALTAEALEYPRNDLKKSIQFIGNLVPKASANAPLPAWWGSLDRTKPVVLVTQGTVANGDVSQLIEPAIEALANEEMTVIVAAGRPDLEVIRLPRGGKPKNTEIEHFLPFGKVLPKVDVFVTNGGFGSINMALSEGVPMVVAGDTEEKVFTSARVAWTETGINLKTGRPTSDQIRSAVLSVLAEGKYKRNAQRLQKEFARYDALRSISDAVNDVLSQKAG; encoded by the coding sequence ATGGCAGAAATTCTCGTTGCTGTAACTCCCGTCCCAGGCCACGTCAATCCGATGTTAGCGGTTGCGCGACATCTCTCCGAGAACGGACACTCCGTTACCTTTCTTTCCGGTTCGGTCTTTCGTGAGCAGGTTGTGGCTGCAGGCATTCGATTTGTCTCCCTCTCGGGCATAGCCAACTTCAATTACAAGCGCATGGATGAGGAGTTTCCAGAGAGGGCTGCTGCGAATGAGAAACCAGGTCCTAATGCGCTGAATATTGACTGTATCTGCACCGGGATCAACCCGATTCCCGACCAACACGAGGCGATCCAAAAGATTCTTTTCGAGGGTCGAGTGGACCTCATTGTCACCGAAGTCTGGTTCTGGGGGTGCTTCCCGATGTTGCTTGGGCCCAGAGAGGCACGGCCTCCTGTCATCTCCCTTGGGGTCATACCGCTTATCGTGAGTAGTCGCGACGTATCTCCGTTTTCGGGACCGGGCACGGGGCCAGAGGGACTCTTACGCAACCAGCAGGAGACACAGGATTTCTACAAGATGATGCAGCCCGCGACGGCGCGTTTCAACGAAGTCCTGCGCTCCTGCGGAGCACCAGACCTGCCTGAGTTCTTTTTCGATTGCGCTGCCCATCTTCCCGATCGTTTTTTGGCCTTGACCGCGGAAGCGCTGGAATATCCACGGAACGATCTGAAGAAGAGTATCCAGTTCATCGGCAATCTGGTGCCGAAGGCTTCCGCGAATGCCCCCTTGCCCGCATGGTGGGGATCTCTGGATCGAACGAAACCCGTGGTGCTTGTGACGCAGGGCACGGTCGCAAATGGGGATGTCAGCCAGTTGATCGAACCTGCGATCGAAGCCCTGGCGAATGAAGAGATGACGGTGATCGTCGCCGCAGGGCGTCCAGACCTGGAGGTCATCCGCCTGCCCAGGGGCGGGAAGCCGAAGAACACGGAGATTGAACACTTTCTCCCCTTCGGAAAGGTTCTGCCAAAGGTGGATGTCTTCGTCACCAACGGTGGTTTCGGTTCCATCAACATGGCGCTCAGTGAGGGTGTGCCGATGGTGGTGGCCGGAGATACGGAAGAGAAGGTTTTTACGTCAGCCCGCGTTGCCTGGACGGAGACTGGAATCAATCTGAAAACAGGACGTCCCACCAGTGATCAGATCCGCAGCGCGGTCCTCAGTGTTCTTGCGGAGGGAAAGTACAAGAGGAACGCCCAAAGACTGCAGAAGGAGTTCGCACGCTACGATGCCTTGCGCTCGATCTCGGACGCGGTAAACGATGTCCTCTCTCAGAAGGCCGGTTGA